One window of Solwaraspora sp. WMMA2056 genomic DNA carries:
- a CDS encoding VOC family protein, which yields MATGLTHARWTHVALPTGDLDKAISFYTSLTPLVVVERFADADGESVWLSNDKQVETPFVLVLVSFNKDKGGQLGLLHPFAHIGIEVPNRSDVDEIADRARELGCLHWEPRQMPPPVGYICALKDPDGNVIEISHDQQVFDTVRRLWA from the coding sequence GTGGCCACCGGCCTGACCCACGCCCGCTGGACGCACGTGGCACTGCCCACCGGCGACCTCGACAAGGCCATCTCGTTCTACACCTCGCTCACCCCGCTGGTGGTGGTCGAACGGTTCGCCGACGCTGACGGCGAGAGCGTCTGGCTCTCCAACGACAAGCAGGTCGAGACGCCGTTCGTGCTCGTACTGGTCTCGTTCAACAAGGACAAGGGCGGCCAGCTCGGGCTGCTGCACCCGTTCGCGCACATCGGCATCGAGGTGCCGAACCGGTCCGACGTCGACGAGATCGCCGATCGCGCCCGTGAGCTGGGCTGCCTGCACTGGGAGCCGCGGCAGATGCCGCCGCCGGTCGGCTACATCTGCGCGCTGAAGGACCCCGACGGCAACGTCATCGAGATCTCCCACGACCAGCAGGTGTTCGACACCGTACGGCGGCTGTGGGCCTGA
- a CDS encoding ABC transporter permease, with translation MSAADNIATILSSGARLTIPLAFAACGEYVAQRAGTLNISVEAMMLGAAFGSIAVASATGSATVGLAAGALIGVLIAVVHANLSHRAQINTFVVGLVLNALVLGLTSYLITISTFTGHQVWRVDIPVLRDIPVIGPMLFVQRWPAYLLLIAIPLTWWLVERSRWGLELRAVGENPQAADVSGIKVNHRRRQALLFCGLLAGLGGAYLAVGEVGSFNQNMTAGRGYLVIAAVIFGAWRLGRTMIGCAVFGLADAMRLALPALGITVNSQLLIAAPYLLALLAMLVFATAHREPRALAQPFQRGTT, from the coding sequence ATGAGCGCCGCCGACAACATCGCCACCATCCTGTCCAGCGGGGCCCGGCTGACCATCCCCCTGGCGTTCGCCGCCTGCGGCGAGTACGTCGCCCAACGCGCCGGCACCCTGAACATCTCGGTCGAGGCGATGATGCTCGGTGCCGCGTTCGGCTCGATCGCGGTCGCCAGCGCGACCGGCAGCGCGACCGTCGGGTTGGCGGCCGGCGCGCTGATCGGAGTGCTGATCGCGGTGGTGCACGCGAACCTGTCGCACCGGGCCCAGATCAACACCTTCGTCGTCGGTCTGGTGCTCAACGCACTCGTCCTCGGGCTCACCAGCTATCTGATCACCATCAGCACCTTCACCGGCCACCAGGTCTGGCGGGTGGACATCCCGGTGTTGCGCGACATCCCCGTCATCGGGCCGATGCTGTTCGTGCAGCGCTGGCCGGCGTACCTGCTGCTGATCGCGATCCCGTTGACCTGGTGGCTCGTGGAACGCAGCCGGTGGGGTCTGGAGCTGCGGGCGGTCGGCGAGAATCCGCAGGCGGCCGACGTCAGCGGGATCAAGGTCAACCACCGGCGGCGGCAGGCGCTGCTCTTCTGCGGCCTGCTCGCCGGGCTCGGCGGCGCCTACCTCGCCGTCGGTGAGGTCGGTTCGTTCAACCAGAACATGACCGCTGGTCGGGGCTACCTGGTGATCGCCGCGGTGATCTTCGGTGCCTGGCGGCTGGGCCGGACCATGATCGGTTGTGCCGTCTTCGGCCTGGCCGACGCGATGCGGTTGGCCCTGCCGGCGCTCGGCATCACCGTCAACTCGCAGCTGCTGATCGCCGCGCCGTACCTGCTGGCGCTGCTCGCCATGCTGGTCTTCGCCACCGCGCACCGGGAGCCCAGAGCCCTGGCCCAACCCTTCCAACGCGGCACCACCTAG
- a CDS encoding IclR family transcriptional regulator — translation MVVTGRPANPTDEVTGDGPAIQTVQRAATILQAFTVERPRLTLAELTADLAISRATAHRYARALRAANLLRFDVATATYTLGPQILAMEAAARAALPIVTVAEPFLDQLTRSTNQTSVLSVWNGEAPTVVRCMDNTSGDVRLSVRTGSPLDLTRSAQGRVFCAYLPERDSPVVARQLRLSAALREVVAQVRRDGVAVNSPEDFGVRVIAAPVFERAQVVAALAVLGTSVALAGAAQAAAADLLRQVAGELSEALGAIAG, via the coding sequence GTGGTGGTCACAGGCCGGCCGGCGAACCCGACTGACGAGGTGACCGGCGACGGGCCGGCCATCCAGACGGTGCAGCGCGCCGCGACGATCCTGCAGGCGTTCACCGTGGAACGGCCCCGGCTCACCCTGGCGGAGCTGACCGCCGACCTGGCGATCAGCCGGGCCACCGCCCACCGGTACGCGCGGGCGCTGCGCGCCGCCAACCTGCTGCGCTTCGACGTCGCCACCGCCACCTACACGTTGGGTCCGCAGATCCTGGCGATGGAGGCGGCGGCCCGCGCCGCGCTGCCGATCGTCACCGTCGCCGAGCCCTTCCTGGACCAGCTGACCAGATCGACGAATCAGACCTCGGTGCTCAGCGTCTGGAACGGCGAGGCCCCCACCGTGGTCCGCTGCATGGACAACACCAGCGGCGACGTGCGGCTCAGTGTGCGTACCGGGTCGCCGTTGGATCTGACCCGCTCGGCGCAGGGCCGGGTGTTCTGTGCCTACCTCCCGGAGCGGGACAGCCCGGTGGTGGCCCGGCAGTTGCGGTTGTCGGCCGCGCTGCGTGAGGTGGTCGCGCAGGTCCGCCGCGACGGCGTCGCGGTCAACTCGCCGGAGGACTTCGGGGTACGGGTGATCGCCGCCCCGGTGTTCGAGCGTGCCCAGGTGGTGGCCGCGTTGGCGGTGCTCGGCACCAGCGTGGCGTTGGCCGGCGCGGCCCAGGCGGCGGCGGCCGATCTGCTGCGGCAGGTGGCGGGGGAGTTGTCCGAGGCGCTGGGGGCGATCGCCGGTTAG
- a CDS encoding sodium:calcium symporter, producing MSTRAPRPAPPSWCATTCRPQTVTGSTWPLAPSIAALVVALAVIVAAGKSLATTADTLADRTGMGEAVAGALLLGAVTSLPGIATTAIGAWQGDAQFAIANPIGGIAVQTVWLAIADLLYRRSNIEHAAASLENIMQALVLVALLCLPIVAYATPTLSVGWVHPVSLFIPLLYLYGLHLVRRLRRNPMWRAEQTSDTRQDVPDDANGEAAGGPSTRRLWLRLAALAVLVGGTGYLIGQGGLGVIAATGLPSGFVGFTITTAITSLPELVALIAAVRIGALTLGVGNILGGNAFDSLMIFLADATYRPGSIYSDAASAGLLLAGATTLLTATLAAGLILRERRGIGFEGVAIPAIYLGAVVLLLIRAA from the coding sequence ATGTCCACCAGAGCTCCCCGACCAGCGCCGCCGTCCTGGTGCGCGACGACCTGCCGGCCGCAGACGGTGACCGGGTCGACCTGGCCGCTGGCGCCGAGTATCGCCGCGCTCGTGGTCGCCCTGGCGGTCATCGTCGCCGCCGGTAAGTCACTGGCGACGACCGCCGACACCCTCGCTGACCGGACCGGCATGGGGGAGGCCGTCGCCGGGGCGCTGCTGCTCGGCGCGGTCACCTCACTGCCCGGTATCGCCACCACCGCGATCGGCGCGTGGCAGGGCGACGCGCAGTTCGCCATCGCCAACCCGATCGGCGGGATCGCCGTACAGACGGTCTGGCTGGCCATCGCCGACCTGCTCTACCGGCGGTCCAACATCGAGCACGCCGCCGCCTCGCTGGAGAACATCATGCAGGCGCTGGTGCTGGTGGCACTGCTCTGTCTGCCGATCGTCGCCTACGCCACCCCGACCCTCAGCGTCGGCTGGGTGCACCCGGTGAGCCTGTTCATTCCGCTCCTCTACCTGTACGGGCTGCACCTGGTGCGCCGGCTGCGCCGCAACCCGATGTGGCGGGCCGAGCAGACCTCGGACACCCGCCAGGACGTGCCGGACGACGCCAACGGCGAGGCCGCCGGTGGGCCGAGCACCCGACGCCTGTGGCTGCGGCTGGCCGCACTCGCCGTCCTGGTCGGCGGCACCGGCTACCTCATCGGGCAGGGCGGCCTCGGGGTGATCGCCGCGACCGGGCTGCCCAGCGGCTTCGTCGGATTCACCATCACCACCGCGATCACGTCACTGCCGGAGCTGGTCGCGCTGATCGCGGCGGTACGCATCGGCGCGTTGACCCTCGGCGTCGGCAACATCCTCGGCGGCAATGCCTTCGACTCGCTGATGATCTTCCTTGCCGACGCGACGTACCGGCCAGGGTCGATCTACAGTGACGCGGCCTCGGCCGGGCTGCTGTTGGCCGGGGCTACGACCCTGCTGACGGCCACCCTCGCCGCCGGGCTGATCCTGCGCGAGCGGCGCGGGATCGGGTTCGAGGGCGTCGCCATCCCGGCGATCTATCTCGGCGCGGTGGTGCTGCTGCTGATCCGCGCGGCATGA
- a CDS encoding amidohydrolase family protein codes for MTTPPNPAPAVDGATGTADLLIVDADIVTMAPGREVVTGAAIAVVDGRIADIGPTGALRVAYPHAPELDAAGCLVVPGLIDAHQHTTADPLIRSSIPDHVPAQQAIFDWIVPLHAAVTGDDDELSATLTAVEALSYGVTTLLEPGTVGHPLRVAAGLRTAGIRARVGGWGWDVADAPYAMPAADTLAAQAETVTALAGDRLVTGWVTLVGHDLASDELFTGAAELAHRLDVPMTWHLSPSADDPAAYAVAGRPRPVLHLRDLGVLGPRLLLGHAVWLDDDEVDVLAASGAAVASCPGAYLRLGQGFTRAGRHTELLRAGGRLALGCDSHNAGDTPDVWRAARLFAGLERDRGAADPLRADEVFALATIDGAAAVGLGQLTGSIEVGKAADLVVLDTRTIAWTPPGDLATQLVWGAASHTVRDVLVDGRPVIRDRRITTVDVDALRTEATRRRADLLRRAGIDIPHRWPAVPATEYRAHRTGTAGVTPPQ; via the coding sequence ATGACCACGCCACCGAACCCCGCCCCGGCCGTCGACGGTGCCACCGGCACCGCCGACCTGCTGATCGTCGACGCCGACATCGTCACCATGGCCCCCGGCCGGGAGGTGGTCACCGGCGCAGCGATCGCCGTCGTCGACGGCCGGATCGCCGACATCGGCCCCACCGGCGCCCTGCGGGTCGCGTACCCGCACGCCCCGGAACTCGACGCCGCCGGCTGCCTGGTCGTCCCCGGCCTGATCGACGCCCACCAGCACACCACCGCCGACCCGCTGATCCGCAGCAGCATCCCCGACCACGTCCCCGCGCAGCAGGCCATCTTCGACTGGATCGTGCCGCTGCACGCCGCCGTCACCGGCGACGACGACGAACTGTCGGCGACCCTCACCGCCGTCGAGGCGCTCAGCTACGGCGTCACCACCCTGCTGGAGCCGGGCACCGTCGGCCATCCGCTGCGGGTCGCCGCCGGCCTGCGTACCGCCGGCATCCGGGCCCGGGTCGGCGGCTGGGGCTGGGACGTCGCCGACGCCCCGTACGCGATGCCCGCCGCCGACACCCTCGCCGCCCAGGCCGAGACGGTCACCGCCCTGGCCGGCGACCGTCTGGTCACCGGGTGGGTCACCCTGGTCGGCCACGACCTGGCCAGCGACGAGCTGTTCACCGGCGCCGCCGAGTTGGCCCATCGGCTCGACGTACCGATGACCTGGCACCTGTCGCCCAGCGCCGACGACCCGGCCGCGTACGCGGTGGCCGGTCGCCCCCGCCCGGTGCTGCACCTGCGCGACCTCGGCGTGCTCGGCCCCCGACTGTTGCTCGGCCACGCCGTCTGGCTCGACGACGACGAAGTCGACGTGCTCGCCGCCAGCGGCGCCGCCGTCGCCTCCTGCCCCGGCGCCTACCTGCGGCTCGGGCAGGGCTTCACCCGGGCCGGCCGACACACCGAACTGCTGCGCGCCGGTGGCCGGTTGGCGTTGGGCTGCGACTCGCACAACGCCGGCGACACCCCGGACGTGTGGCGTGCCGCCCGGCTCTTCGCCGGGCTGGAACGGGACCGGGGTGCGGCCGACCCGCTGCGCGCCGACGAGGTTTTCGCCCTGGCCACCATCGACGGCGCGGCCGCCGTCGGGCTCGGGCAGCTGACCGGCTCGATCGAAGTCGGCAAGGCCGCCGACCTGGTCGTGCTGGACACCCGCACCATCGCGTGGACCCCGCCCGGTGACCTGGCCACCCAGCTCGTCTGGGGGGCGGCCAGTCACACCGTACGGGACGTACTGGTCGACGGCCGGCCGGTGATCCGGGACCGCCGGATCACCACCGTCGACGTCGACGCCCTGCGTACCGAGGCCACGCGACGCCGCGCGGACCTGCTGCGTCGGGCCGGCATCGACATCCCGCATCGCTGGCCTGCCGTGCCGGCGACCGAGTACCGCGCACACCGGACCGGCACGGCCGGCGTGACGCCCCCACAGTGA
- a CDS encoding BMP family ABC transporter substrate-binding protein, with amino-acid sequence MTIRIRKGAAALLAGAVSLALVGCADNDATAPAPAGSEGGGTVIAGQPDVNADGKVLIGVLSPGDINDNGYYESFVAEAERFANEQGWEVIKRGSVPPTEALSAARALCQQGVDMVALGASELKDAIPASTEPACENVAWYVPSSENIPQTPEIVISSDDPNQSMLAAGYATGLLMADSGDTKAGFVTGMEVDFAINAARAFKAGIRMVVPEADLVITYTGDFNDSAKAREAVQAQIDQGVGVVYPYLGGATDAAAALANENDALTLTPGTDRCESTEPEFDISVIFDPGAYFAAALTLFADGELEMGTTKVWQIGVDPYPAIKICNPTPEQTEKMDAFVADVASGSIDTAAEVERLGN; translated from the coding sequence GTGACAATACGGATTCGTAAGGGTGCGGCGGCGCTGCTCGCCGGCGCCGTCAGCCTCGCCCTGGTCGGCTGTGCCGACAACGACGCGACCGCACCGGCCCCGGCCGGCAGCGAGGGCGGTGGCACCGTCATCGCCGGTCAGCCGGACGTCAACGCCGACGGCAAGGTGCTGATCGGGGTGCTCAGCCCCGGTGACATCAACGACAACGGCTACTACGAGAGCTTCGTCGCCGAGGCCGAGCGGTTCGCCAACGAGCAGGGCTGGGAGGTCATCAAGCGCGGCTCGGTGCCGCCCACCGAGGCACTCAGCGCCGCCCGCGCGCTGTGCCAGCAGGGCGTGGACATGGTCGCCCTGGGCGCCTCCGAGCTCAAGGACGCCATCCCGGCCTCCACGGAACCGGCCTGCGAGAACGTCGCCTGGTACGTGCCGTCTTCGGAGAACATCCCGCAGACGCCGGAGATCGTCATCTCCAGCGACGACCCGAACCAGAGCATGCTCGCCGCCGGTTACGCGACCGGGCTGCTGATGGCCGACAGCGGCGACACCAAGGCCGGGTTCGTCACCGGCATGGAGGTCGACTTCGCCATCAACGCCGCCCGCGCCTTCAAGGCCGGCATCCGGATGGTCGTCCCCGAGGCCGACCTGGTGATCACCTACACCGGTGACTTCAACGACTCGGCGAAGGCCCGCGAGGCCGTGCAGGCGCAGATCGACCAGGGCGTCGGCGTGGTCTACCCGTACCTGGGCGGTGCCACCGACGCGGCGGCCGCGCTGGCCAACGAGAACGACGCGTTGACGCTGACCCCGGGTACCGACCGGTGCGAGTCGACCGAGCCGGAGTTCGACATCTCGGTCATCTTCGACCCGGGTGCCTACTTCGCGGCCGCGCTGACCCTGTTCGCCGACGGCGAGCTGGAGATGGGCACCACGAAGGTGTGGCAGATCGGTGTCGACCCGTACCCGGCGATCAAGATCTGCAACCCGACGCCGGAGCAGACGGAGAAGATGGACGCGTTCGTGGCGGACGTCGCGAGCGGCAGCATCGACACCGCCGCCGAGGTGGAGCGGCTGGGTAACTGA
- a CDS encoding ABC transporter ATP-binding protein, translating into MDTDDQQAPALTLSAVSKRYGPVVACDAVDLTVRPGEIHGLLGENGAGKSTLMKILLGLVHRDAGTIERDGRPVEIDTPQVAAELGLGMVHQHFSLIEPLAVWENVILGDTGRVDKAAACAQVEQVATRYGLPIDPLARVDRLSAGERQRVELIKCLRRDPSVLILDEPTSVLTQAESAELFTVLRRVVQAENRAVILISHKLAEIIAATDRVTVLRRGAVVFHGATADTTPQLLARQMVGREVSLRAESAALGLLPVERPTTEAGASAEAAAPAEAGAPAEPAAPADQSAVEPPERPTAPAAKAPALRLHDVTVLLGDLKILDTLSLDVAAGEIVGLYGVEGNGQATLGDLLSGLLTPDAGTVEIAGAVVDLARPGALHHAGLGIVPEDRHRSGVVLDMTIAENLAMKSLAAVYGAGGVLSRRRMHQIARQRMAEFNIIAPSPDTPVRSLSGGNQQRVVLARELSAGPTVLVAAQPTHGLDVGAIEDMYVRLRRAAAEGVAVLLISTELEEVMALADRIAVISSGRIVGVLTTAEATAERLGMLVGGVSH; encoded by the coding sequence GTGGACACCGACGACCAGCAGGCGCCGGCGCTCACCCTGAGCGCGGTGAGCAAGCGCTACGGTCCGGTCGTCGCCTGCGACGCCGTGGATCTCACCGTACGACCCGGTGAGATCCACGGCCTCCTCGGCGAGAACGGGGCCGGCAAGTCGACGCTGATGAAGATCCTGCTCGGGCTGGTGCACCGCGACGCCGGCACGATCGAGCGGGACGGCCGACCGGTGGAGATCGACACTCCGCAGGTGGCGGCCGAGCTCGGGCTGGGCATGGTGCACCAGCACTTCAGCCTGATCGAGCCGCTCGCGGTCTGGGAGAACGTGATCCTCGGCGACACCGGCCGGGTCGACAAGGCGGCGGCCTGCGCGCAGGTCGAGCAGGTCGCCACGCGGTACGGCCTGCCGATCGACCCGCTGGCCCGGGTGGACCGGCTCTCCGCCGGGGAACGTCAGCGGGTCGAACTGATCAAGTGCCTGCGCCGGGACCCGTCGGTGCTCATCCTGGACGAGCCGACGTCGGTGCTCACCCAGGCGGAGTCGGCCGAACTGTTCACCGTACTGCGCCGGGTGGTGCAGGCGGAGAACCGGGCGGTCATCCTGATCAGCCACAAACTGGCCGAGATCATCGCGGCCACCGACCGGGTGACCGTACTGCGCCGTGGCGCGGTGGTCTTCCACGGCGCCACCGCCGACACCACCCCGCAGTTGCTGGCCCGGCAGATGGTCGGCCGGGAGGTGTCACTACGGGCGGAGAGCGCCGCGTTGGGCCTGCTGCCCGTCGAACGGCCGACCACGGAGGCCGGCGCGTCGGCGGAGGCCGCCGCCCCGGCAGAGGCCGGCGCACCGGCGGAGCCGGCGGCCCCGGCCGACCAGTCGGCGGTGGAGCCACCGGAGCGGCCGACCGCACCGGCCGCGAAGGCGCCAGCGCTGCGGCTGCACGACGTCACGGTGCTCCTCGGCGACCTGAAGATCCTCGACACGCTCAGCCTGGACGTCGCCGCCGGCGAGATCGTCGGCCTGTACGGCGTGGAGGGCAACGGCCAGGCCACCCTCGGGGACCTGCTCTCCGGGCTGTTGACCCCCGACGCCGGTACGGTCGAGATCGCCGGCGCGGTGGTGGACCTGGCCCGGCCAGGTGCGCTGCACCACGCCGGACTCGGCATCGTGCCCGAGGACCGGCACCGCTCCGGGGTGGTGCTCGACATGACGATCGCCGAGAACCTGGCGATGAAGTCGCTGGCGGCGGTCTACGGTGCCGGCGGCGTGCTCAGCCGGCGCAGGATGCACCAGATCGCCCGGCAGCGGATGGCCGAGTTCAACATCATCGCTCCGTCGCCGGACACCCCGGTCCGCAGCCTGTCCGGCGGCAACCAGCAGCGGGTGGTCCTGGCCCGCGAGTTGTCCGCCGGCCCCACCGTGCTGGTCGCCGCCCAACCCACCCACGGGCTCGACGTCGGCGCCATCGAAGACATGTACGTGCGGCTGCGGCGTGCCGCGGCGGAAGGGGTGGCGGTGTTGCTGATCTCCACAGAGTTGGAGGAGGTGATGGCCCTGGCCGACCGGATCGCGGTGATCTCCTCCGGACGCATCGTCGGGGTGCTCACCACGGCGGAGGCCACCGCGGAGCGGCTCGGCATGCTGGTCGGCGGGGTGAGCCACTGA
- a CDS encoding nuclear transport factor 2 family protein, with the protein MGLTGERTGEAVRRYLAALNARDADAVADCVSAGFVNEHTAALGRTVTGRAAYRARLDGFLAEFADLHYEVEEMLVDGDRAAVAYRMSFRLVSAGKVPVRIRGMFRFKVDADGLVAHRIDYWDSAEVHRQLAAGRTASD; encoded by the coding sequence GTGGGCCTGACCGGCGAGCGCACCGGCGAGGCGGTACGGCGCTACCTGGCCGCGCTCAACGCCCGGGACGCCGACGCGGTCGCCGACTGCGTCAGCGCCGGTTTCGTCAACGAGCACACCGCCGCGTTGGGACGTACCGTCACCGGCCGGGCCGCGTACCGGGCCCGGCTGGACGGCTTTCTGGCCGAGTTCGCCGACCTGCACTACGAGGTCGAGGAGATGCTGGTGGACGGCGACCGGGCGGCGGTGGCGTACCGGATGTCGTTCCGGTTGGTCTCGGCGGGCAAGGTGCCGGTGCGTATCCGTGGCATGTTCCGCTTCAAGGTCGACGCCGACGGCCTTGTTGCGCACCGGATCGACTACTGGGACTCCGCCGAGGTGCACCGTCAACTCGCCGCTGGCCGGACCGCTTCCGACTGA
- a CDS encoding aldo/keto reductase, translating to MRYRTLGGTGVEVSTLCLGTMMFGAWGNRDEAECHRIVDAAMDAGVNFVDVADVYAHGESEEILGRALRGRRDDVVLATKFHEPMGEDRNRRGNSRRWIRQAVEGSLRRLGTDRIDLYQVHRPDPDTDLDETLGALSDLVREGKVLMIGSSAFPAEEIVEAQWVAHRRQRERFTTEQLPYSIMARGVEAGVLPTCRRHRLGVLAFSPLNGGWLTGKYRSTDVPDDSRAGRNGDHFDFRDAAARQRKLDIVGELDTLAAQAGLTLIDLALGFVLSHPAVTSAIIGPRTLPQLHSQLGAGDLATLPADVLDRIDELVPPGSNVNPADAGYQPPALTDPTLRRR from the coding sequence ATGCGTTACCGCACGCTCGGCGGCACCGGGGTCGAGGTCAGCACGCTCTGCCTGGGCACCATGATGTTCGGTGCCTGGGGCAACCGCGACGAGGCCGAATGCCACCGGATCGTCGACGCCGCCATGGACGCCGGTGTCAACTTCGTCGACGTCGCCGACGTGTACGCGCACGGCGAGTCCGAGGAGATCCTGGGTCGGGCGCTGCGCGGCCGGCGCGACGACGTGGTGCTGGCGACCAAGTTCCACGAGCCGATGGGCGAGGACCGCAACCGACGCGGCAACTCGCGACGCTGGATCCGCCAGGCCGTCGAGGGCAGCCTACGGCGGCTCGGCACCGACCGGATCGACCTCTACCAGGTGCACCGGCCGGACCCGGACACCGACCTCGACGAGACCCTGGGAGCTTTGTCCGACCTGGTCCGCGAGGGCAAGGTGCTGATGATCGGCAGCTCGGCCTTCCCCGCCGAGGAGATCGTCGAGGCGCAGTGGGTGGCGCACCGGCGCCAGCGGGAGCGTTTCACCACCGAGCAGCTGCCGTACTCGATCATGGCTCGTGGGGTGGAGGCCGGTGTGCTGCCGACCTGCCGGCGGCACCGGCTCGGGGTGCTCGCGTTCAGCCCGCTCAACGGCGGCTGGCTGACCGGCAAGTACCGCTCGACGGACGTACCGGACGACTCCCGGGCCGGCCGCAACGGCGACCATTTCGACTTCCGTGACGCCGCTGCCCGGCAGCGCAAACTCGACATCGTCGGCGAGTTGGACACCCTCGCGGCGCAGGCCGGCCTCACCCTGATCGACCTGGCGTTGGGCTTCGTGCTCAGCCATCCGGCGGTCACCAGCGCCATCATCGGACCGCGTACGCTGCCGCAGCTGCACAGCCAGCTCGGCGCCGGTGACCTGGCGACGTTGCCGGCCGACGTGCTGGACCGCATCGACGAGCTGGTGCCGCCGGGCAGCAACGTCAACCCGGCCGACGCCGGCTACCAACCACCGGCGCTCACCGACCCGACGCTGCGGCGACGCTGA
- a CDS encoding ABC transporter permease translates to MTATTGLDGTARRLLARLNPGVGGWQVTAATVATVAAALGLSALLIAVTGGSPSASVQALYQGSMSSPRAWSNSLLYVAPLLLVAVGACVSARSGFFNIGQEGQVLIGALAGAWVGLRLALPGPALLVVVLLAALLASGAWAGLSALMYRFRGVNVVVSTLLMTFLAQQLVAFAVNTPWLLQESRLGSGVVSPQSNPLPDNGRLGSFGEYPNLQVNGGLILAILVAVALSLAMTRTRWGFRLKMLGLNPVTAQHAGVRVGALGGMALAISGAFAGLAGALLLTSPVGSHRLQPGMSLNIGWDGLLVALVARNNPLLAIPVAVLFGVLRAGGSFLAATGVPSFLVDVVKALLVLAFVAPPVVIGMLRRRRAGGQAAGTPPPAGGLPTPTTPSDDPAAPGRDVPEIDVAQADGSDPDASDPDGRPRTGGSKENAMEGKLT, encoded by the coding sequence ATGACCGCGACGACCGGACTCGACGGCACCGCCCGGCGGCTGCTCGCCCGGCTGAACCCCGGCGTGGGCGGCTGGCAGGTGACCGCCGCGACGGTGGCCACCGTGGCCGCCGCCCTCGGCCTGTCCGCCCTGCTGATCGCCGTCACCGGCGGCTCGCCGAGCGCCTCGGTGCAGGCCCTCTACCAGGGCAGCATGTCCAGCCCACGGGCATGGAGCAACTCGCTGCTCTACGTCGCGCCGTTGCTGCTGGTGGCGGTCGGCGCCTGCGTCAGCGCCCGCAGCGGATTCTTCAACATCGGCCAGGAGGGCCAGGTGCTCATCGGCGCGCTGGCCGGTGCCTGGGTCGGGCTGCGACTCGCGCTGCCCGGGCCGGCGCTGCTGGTCGTGGTGCTGCTGGCCGCGTTGCTGGCTTCCGGTGCCTGGGCCGGCCTGAGCGCGCTGATGTACCGCTTCCGGGGTGTCAACGTCGTGGTCAGCACCCTGCTGATGACCTTCCTCGCCCAGCAGTTGGTGGCGTTCGCGGTGAACACCCCCTGGCTGCTGCAGGAGTCCCGGCTGGGCAGCGGCGTCGTTTCGCCGCAGTCCAACCCGCTGCCGGACAACGGCCGTCTCGGTTCCTTCGGCGAGTACCCGAACCTGCAGGTCAACGGCGGTCTGATTCTGGCGATCCTGGTCGCTGTCGCGCTCAGCCTGGCGATGACCCGTACCCGCTGGGGTTTCCGACTGAAGATGCTCGGCCTCAACCCGGTCACCGCGCAACACGCCGGGGTGCGCGTCGGTGCCCTCGGCGGAATGGCGTTGGCCATCTCGGGGGCGTTCGCCGGTCTCGCCGGGGCGCTGCTGCTGACCAGCCCGGTCGGCAGCCACCGGTTGCAGCCCGGCATGTCGTTGAACATCGGCTGGGACGGGCTGCTGGTGGCCCTGGTCGCCCGGAACAATCCACTGCTGGCCATCCCGGTCGCGGTGCTGTTCGGGGTACTGCGGGCCGGCGGTAGCTTCCTCGCCGCGACCGGCGTGCCGTCGTTCCTGGTCGACGTGGTCAAGGCGCTGCTGGTGCTGGCCTTCGTCGCACCGCCGGTGGTGATCGGCATGCTGCGCCGGCGCCGGGCCGGTGGCCAGGCGGCCGGCACCCCGCCGCCCGCCGGTGGGCTGCCCACCCCGACCACCCCGTCGGACGACCCGGCGGCCCCCGGCCGTGACGTGCCGGAGATCGACGTGGCGCAGGCCGACGGGTCCGACCCCGACGCGTCCGACCCCGACGGTCGTCCCAGGACCGGCGGTAGCAAGGAGAACGCTATGGAAGGCAAGCTGACATGA